The following are encoded together in the Salvia hispanica cultivar TCC Black 2014 chromosome 6, UniMelb_Shisp_WGS_1.0, whole genome shotgun sequence genome:
- the LOC125194265 gene encoding transmembrane 9 superfamily member 12-like, with amino-acid sequence MLFFSRAMAFPSISRRKSCTFLTYLIVIFQACNGFYLPGSYMHTYSPGEEIFAKVNSLTSIETELPFSYYSLPYCKPPGGIKKSAENLGELLMGDQIDNSPYRFRMNVNESLYLCTTPELSENDVKLLKQRTRDLYQVNMILDNLPAMRFTNQNGVKIQWTGYPVGYTPQNSNDDYIINHLKFKVYIHEYEGAGVEIIGTGEEGMGVISEADKKKASGFEIVGFEVIPCSVKYDPEKMTKLHTYDPVASVGCPQEIGNSQIIREHERVSFTYDVEFVKSDIRWPSRWDAYLKMEGARVHWFSILNSLMVIFFLAGIVFVILLRTVRRDLTRYEELDKEAQAQMNEELSGWKLVVGDVFREPSHSKLLCVMVGDGVQITGMAVVTIVFAALGFMSPASRGMLLTGMILLYLFLGIAAGYVGVRMWTTIKGTSTEWRSVSWSIACFFPGIVFVILTFLNFILWGSRSTGAIPLSLYFILLALWFCISVPLTLLGGHLGTRAEPIKYPVRTNQIPREIPARKYPSWLLVLGAGTLPFGTLFIELFFILSSIWLGRFYYVFGFLLVVLLLLVIVCAEVSVVLTYMHLCVEDWMWWWKAFYASGSVALYVFLYSINYLVFDLQSLSGPVSATLYLGYSLIMAVAIMLSTGTIGFLTSFYFVHYLFSSVKID; translated from the coding sequence ATGCTTTTCTTCTCTAGAGCAATGGCGTTCCCTTCAATTTCAAGAaggaaatcatgcactttTTTGACATACTTGATTGTAATATTTCAAGCCTGCAATGGTTTCTATCTTCCTGGAAGCTATATGCATACATATTCACCAGGAGAGGAAATCTTTGCCAAAGTGAATTCTCTGACCTCCATTGAAACTGAGCTTCCCTTCAGTTACTACAGTCTGCCTTATTGCAAACCTCCAGGAGGAATTAAAAAAAGCGCTGAGAATCTTGGCGAGCTGCTAATGGGAGATCAGATTGACAACTCCCCGTATCGATTCCGGATGAATGTCAACGAGTCTCTCTACCTGTGCACCACTCCAGAATTGAGTGAAAATGATGTAAAGCTTTTAAAGCAAAGAACTCGGGATCTGTATCAAGTGAACATGATACTTGATAACTTACCCGCTATGAGGTTTACTAACCAAAATGGGGTTAAAATTCAGTGGACGGGCTACCCAGTTGGGTATACTCCTCAGAATAGTAATGATGATTACATCATTAACCATCTCAAGTTTAAGGTATATATTCATGAGTATGAAGGGGCTGGTGTGGAGATAATTGGCACAGGTGAAGAAGGTATGGGTGTCATTTCAGAAGCTGACAAAAAGAAGGCTTCAGGTTTTGAGATTGTTGGTTTTGAGGTTATCCCTTGTAGTGTGAAATACGACCCTGAGAAGATGACTAAGCTACACACTTATGATCCTGTTGCATCGGTTGGCTGTCCACAGGAGATTGGTAACTCTCAGATTATAAGGGAACATGAAAGGGTGTCCTTTACATATGATGTGGAGTTTGTAAAGAGCGATATCAGATGGCCATCTCGGTGGGACGCCTACCTGAAGATGGAAGGTGCCCGTGTGCACTGGTTCTCAATTCTAAACTCACTGATGGTAATTTTCTTCTTGGCAGGCATTGTTTTTGTCATACTTTTGAGAACAGTGAGAAGGGATCTGACAAGGTATGAAGAACTGGACAAAGAGGCTCAGGCCCAGATGAATGAGGAACTTTCTGGGTGGAAGCTTGTTGTTGGTGATGTTTTCAGAGAGCCTTCCCATTCAAAGTTACTCTGTGTGATGGTTGGAGATGGGGTTCAGATTACTGGGATGGCGGTTGTCACTATTGTTTTTGCTGCTCTTGGTTTCATGTCACCAGCTTCTCGAGGCATGCTGTTGACTGGGATGATATTGCTTTATCTTTTCCTTGGAATTGCTGCTGGGTATGTTGGTGTGAGAATGTGGACAACTATTAAAGGTACATCTACAGAGTGGAGATCAGTTTCTTGGTCGATAGCTTGTTTCTTCCCTGGAATCGTCTTTGTTATTTTGACTTTCTTGAATTTCATCCTCTGGGGAAGTAGGAGCACTGGGGCTATTCCACTTTCCTTGTACTTTATACTCTTGGCACTCTGGTTCTGCATCTCAGTGCCCCTCACTCTCTTGGGTGGACACTTGGGCACACGAGCTGAGCCTATTAAGTACCCCGTGCGCACTAACCAGATCCCCAGAGAGATTCCTGCACGCAAATACCCATCATGGCTCCTCGTTCTTGGTGCTGGAACTCTGCCCTTTGGAACTCTCTTCATTGAGCTTTTCTTCATCCTTTCTAGCATCTGGCTTGGGAGGTTCTACTATGTCTTTGGCTTCTTGCTCGTCGTACTCTTGTTGCTGGTGATAGTCTGTGCAGAAGTATCTGTTGTCCTGACTTACATGCATCTCTGTGTTGAGGATTGGATGTGGTGGTGGAAAGCGTTCTATGCCTCTGGATCAGTTGCCCTCTATGTGTTCTTGTACTCCATCAATTATCTTGTCTTTGACCTCCAAAGCCTGAGTGGACCAGTGTCGGCAACACTTTATCTCGGGTACTCACTGATAATGGCAGTCGCGATCATGCTCTCTACGGGCACCATTGGTTTCCTTACTTCATTCTACTTTGTTCATTACCTCTTCTCGTCAGTGAAGATTGATTGA
- the LOC125192577 gene encoding AFG1-like ATPase isoform X1: MRTLIRAVRQFRPAFSRSRRNIIYDASSRSRDFWFRMDHRSMYSMSHSVNDFCQSKYTHMIHRATISTDVAAMTNGELNGRGPLLEYGRRIAAGELLDGDACQLNTLGELQRLYNELVEKEEACRLDRYATSEKAGRSRWLWSRFIPQSSDAPVRGLYLYGGVGTGKTMLMDLFFNQLPSNWRKKRIHFHDFMLNVHSRLQKHKGVSDPLEVVAGELSDEAILLCLDEFMVNDVADALILNRLFRHLFSNGVILVATSNRAPDNLYEGGLQRDLFLPFIATLKEKCVAHQIGSSVDYRRKTSAEQGFYFVGKHLSGRLNKRFYQLIGEHTASPQEVEVVMGRKLQVPLGADGCALFPFEELCDRPLGAADYFGLFAEKFHTLALDGVPIFGASNRTAAYRFVTLVDVMYEKRARLLCSAEGTPFQLLERIVTIADAQQVAPRTSSRSRKSDDSDICVDDELGFAKDRTISRLTEMNSREYLEQHAEALLEKHSHQHVLL; encoded by the exons ATGAGGACTCTCATTCGGGCCGTGAGGCAATTTAGGCCGGCTTTCAGCAGGTCAAGACGAAATATCATATACGATGCCTCGTCTAGATCACGTGATTTTTGGTTCAGAATGGATCATCGTTCTATGTATAGCATGTCCCATAGTGTAAACGATTTTTGTCAAAGTAAATATACACACATGATCCACAGAGCTACTATATCAACTGATGTAGCTGCAATGACTAATGGAG AACTAAATGGCCGAGGGCCTCTGCTAGAATACGGGCGTAGGATAGCTGCTGGTGAACTTTTGGATGGAGATGCTTGCCAG CTTAATACCCTGGGAGAGCTTCAAAGACTGTACAATGAGCTtgttgaaaaagaagaagcttGCCGATTGGATCGTTATGCTACTTCTGAGAAAGCTGGGAG GAGTAGGTGGTTGTGGTCACGTTTTATACCTCAGTCTTCAGATGCACCTGTGAGGGGGCTTTATCTATACGGAGGAGTGGGAACTGGAAAGACTATGTTGATGgacttattttttaatcaact TCCTTCCAattggaggaagaagaggatcCATTTCCATGACTTCATGCTAAATGTTCACAGCCGTTTACAA AAGCACAAGGGAGTCTCAGATCCCTTGGAAGTTGTTGCTGGAGAGCTATCCGATGAAGCAATCTTGCTATGCCTTGATGAATTCATG GTGAATGATGTTGCTGATGCCTTAATTCTCAATCGTCTATTTCGACATTTATTCAGCAATGGAGTT ATTCTCGTTGCTACTTCAAACCGAGCTCCAGATAACCTCTATGAAGGGGGCTTGCAGAGGGATCTGTTTCTTCCATTCATTGCTACTTTGAAG GAAAAATGTGTAGCTCATCAAATCGGTTCCTCAGTGGACTATCGGAGAAAGACATCG GCAGAACAAGGTTTCTACTTTGTCGGAAAGCATTTGTCAGGCCGTCTCAACAAACGATTCTATCAGTTAATTGGTGAACACACAGCTTCTCCACAAGAGGTGGAAGTTGTCATGGGGAGAAAATTGCAG GTCCCACTGGGCGCGGATGGCTGTGCTCTCTTCCCTTTTGAGGAACTCTGCGACAGACCTCTTGGAGCCGCGGACTATTTTGGTCTGTTTG CAGAAAAATTCCATACGCTGGCACTGGATGGGGTGCCGATATTTGGGGCCTCCAATAGGACGGCAGCCTATCGGTTTGTGACTTTAGTTGAT GTTATGTACGAGAAGAGAGCTAGACTATTATGCAGCGCTGAGGGGACTCCATTCCAACTCTTGGAACGGATTGTAACAATAGCCGATGCTCAGCAAGTGGCACCAAGGACCTCTTCGAGATCGAGGAAATCAGATGACTCCGACATTTGTGTGGACGACGAATTAGGTTTCGCTAAAGATCGCACCATTAGTAG GTTAACAGAAATGAATAGCAGAGAGTACTTGGAGCAACATGCGGAAGCCTTGCTAGAAAAGCATAGCCACCAACATGTCTTGTTGTAA
- the LOC125192577 gene encoding AFG1-like ATPase isoform X2 produces MRTLIRAVRQFRPAFSRSRRNIIYDASSRSRDFWFRMDHRSMYSMSHSVNDFCQSKYTHMIHRATISTDVAAMTNGELNGRGPLLEYGRRIAAGELLDGDACQLNTLGELQRLYNELVEKEEACRLDRYATSEKAGRSRWLWSRFIPQSSDAPVRGLYLYGGVGTGKTMLMDLFFNQLPSNWRKKRIHFHDFMLNVHSRLQKHKGVSDPLEVVAGELSDEAILLCLDEFMVNDVADALILNRLFRHLFSNGVILVATSNRAPDNLYEGGLQRDLFLPFIATLKEKCVAHQIGSSVDYRRKTSAEQGFYFVGKHLSGRLNKRFYQLIGEHTASPQEVEVVMGRKLQVPLGADGCALFPFEELCDRPLGAADYFGLFEKFHTLALDGVPIFGASNRTAAYRFVTLVDVMYEKRARLLCSAEGTPFQLLERIVTIADAQQVAPRTSSRSRKSDDSDICVDDELGFAKDRTISRLTEMNSREYLEQHAEALLEKHSHQHVLL; encoded by the exons ATGAGGACTCTCATTCGGGCCGTGAGGCAATTTAGGCCGGCTTTCAGCAGGTCAAGACGAAATATCATATACGATGCCTCGTCTAGATCACGTGATTTTTGGTTCAGAATGGATCATCGTTCTATGTATAGCATGTCCCATAGTGTAAACGATTTTTGTCAAAGTAAATATACACACATGATCCACAGAGCTACTATATCAACTGATGTAGCTGCAATGACTAATGGAG AACTAAATGGCCGAGGGCCTCTGCTAGAATACGGGCGTAGGATAGCTGCTGGTGAACTTTTGGATGGAGATGCTTGCCAG CTTAATACCCTGGGAGAGCTTCAAAGACTGTACAATGAGCTtgttgaaaaagaagaagcttGCCGATTGGATCGTTATGCTACTTCTGAGAAAGCTGGGAG GAGTAGGTGGTTGTGGTCACGTTTTATACCTCAGTCTTCAGATGCACCTGTGAGGGGGCTTTATCTATACGGAGGAGTGGGAACTGGAAAGACTATGTTGATGgacttattttttaatcaact TCCTTCCAattggaggaagaagaggatcCATTTCCATGACTTCATGCTAAATGTTCACAGCCGTTTACAA AAGCACAAGGGAGTCTCAGATCCCTTGGAAGTTGTTGCTGGAGAGCTATCCGATGAAGCAATCTTGCTATGCCTTGATGAATTCATG GTGAATGATGTTGCTGATGCCTTAATTCTCAATCGTCTATTTCGACATTTATTCAGCAATGGAGTT ATTCTCGTTGCTACTTCAAACCGAGCTCCAGATAACCTCTATGAAGGGGGCTTGCAGAGGGATCTGTTTCTTCCATTCATTGCTACTTTGAAG GAAAAATGTGTAGCTCATCAAATCGGTTCCTCAGTGGACTATCGGAGAAAGACATCG GCAGAACAAGGTTTCTACTTTGTCGGAAAGCATTTGTCAGGCCGTCTCAACAAACGATTCTATCAGTTAATTGGTGAACACACAGCTTCTCCACAAGAGGTGGAAGTTGTCATGGGGAGAAAATTGCAG GTCCCACTGGGCGCGGATGGCTGTGCTCTCTTCCCTTTTGAGGAACTCTGCGACAGACCTCTTGGAGCCGCGGACTATTTTGGTCTGTTTG AAAAATTCCATACGCTGGCACTGGATGGGGTGCCGATATTTGGGGCCTCCAATAGGACGGCAGCCTATCGGTTTGTGACTTTAGTTGAT GTTATGTACGAGAAGAGAGCTAGACTATTATGCAGCGCTGAGGGGACTCCATTCCAACTCTTGGAACGGATTGTAACAATAGCCGATGCTCAGCAAGTGGCACCAAGGACCTCTTCGAGATCGAGGAAATCAGATGACTCCGACATTTGTGTGGACGACGAATTAGGTTTCGCTAAAGATCGCACCATTAGTAG GTTAACAGAAATGAATAGCAGAGAGTACTTGGAGCAACATGCGGAAGCCTTGCTAGAAAAGCATAGCCACCAACATGTCTTGTTGTAA